Proteins from a single region of Phycisphaeraceae bacterium D3-23:
- the metG gene encoding methionine--tRNA ligase, which yields MPSPDNNTFYVTTPIYYVNDKPHLGHVYTTMVADVVARYHRLKGDDTFFLTGVDEHAAKVSDKAAEHGLSAQAWADQNAAAFRGTFEKLEMTNDDFVRTSSDRHKQKVTEYVAALIASGDVYAGEYTGWYDAGQEEYVPENKAKAQDYKSDVNGKPLVKKAEKNYFFKLEKYREPLLSFYAARDEAGRSYVQPEARKNEIINRIKEANDIPISRSGSGGWGIPVPGDAEQTIYVWIDALFNYLTYVDDDERRKYWESGATHFIAKDILWFHAAIWPALQMALSKCDGYDWVWSANVAANQLVYSHSYWVSESGEKMSKSLGNFLDPAAIDNYVDEFGLDALRYFLATRGPLGTTDSAFSPDLFVEVYNSDLANTFGNSCSRVSNMIGKYFEGVLPDVGSQVSASYLATGDPRPTQYMPPRDVGELRELDLAVLSQETVAFFIAVTDKLLLSASYLAGVVYVQEVDKFIELTVPFKLAKDPEKFPEVGTILYNCAEALRIASVLLWPFIPDKCEEFWSRIGCGHYAERLKDGGRGDLAEWVKWGQLVPGATIEKGEALFPRYQVEKK from the coding sequence ATGCCAAGCCCCGACAACAACACGTTCTACGTCACGACCCCGATCTACTACGTCAACGACAAGCCCCACCTCGGGCACGTCTACACGACGATGGTCGCGGACGTCGTCGCCCGGTACCACCGGCTCAAAGGCGACGACACGTTCTTCCTCACCGGCGTCGATGAGCACGCCGCGAAGGTCAGCGACAAGGCCGCCGAGCACGGGCTGTCGGCACAGGCGTGGGCCGACCAGAACGCGGCTGCGTTCCGCGGGACGTTCGAGAAGCTGGAGATGACGAACGATGACTTTGTGCGGACCTCGTCCGATCGGCATAAACAGAAAGTGACGGAGTATGTCGCCGCGCTGATCGCGTCGGGCGATGTCTACGCCGGCGAGTACACCGGCTGGTACGACGCGGGCCAGGAAGAGTACGTCCCGGAGAACAAGGCCAAAGCGCAGGACTACAAATCCGATGTGAACGGCAAGCCGCTGGTGAAGAAGGCCGAGAAAAACTACTTCTTCAAGCTGGAAAAATACCGCGAGCCGCTCTTGTCGTTCTATGCAGCGCGGGACGAGGCGGGGCGGTCATACGTCCAGCCCGAGGCGCGTAAGAACGAGATCATCAACCGGATCAAGGAAGCCAACGACATCCCGATCAGCCGGTCGGGCAGCGGCGGGTGGGGGATCCCCGTGCCGGGCGATGCCGAGCAGACGATCTATGTCTGGATCGATGCGCTGTTCAACTACCTGACGTATGTGGATGATGATGAGCGACGCAAGTATTGGGAGAGCGGCGCGACACACTTTATTGCCAAGGATATTTTGTGGTTCCACGCCGCGATCTGGCCGGCGCTGCAGATGGCACTATCTAAGTGCGATGGTTATGACTGGGTGTGGAGCGCGAACGTCGCCGCGAATCAGCTCGTCTACTCGCACAGCTACTGGGTGAGCGAGTCGGGCGAGAAGATGAGTAAGTCGCTGGGCAATTTCCTCGACCCCGCCGCGATTGATAACTACGTCGATGAGTTCGGCTTGGATGCGCTCCGCTACTTCCTCGCGACGCGCGGCCCGCTGGGGACAACGGACAGCGCGTTCTCGCCGGACTTGTTTGTGGAGGTGTACAACAGCGACCTCGCGAACACGTTCGGGAACTCGTGCTCGCGAGTGTCGAATATGATTGGGAAGTATTTTGAGGGTGTGTTACCAGATGTTGGTTCACAGGTTAGTGCCAGCTATCTAGCTACAGGTGATCCTCGTCCCACACAATACATGCCCCCTAGAGATGTTGGTGAGCTTCGTGAACTGGATCTTGCTGTATTGTCGCAGGAAACTGTTGCGTTCTTCATTGCCGTCACAGATAAGCTGCTTTTATCTGCATCATATTTGGCTGGAGTTGTGTACGTCCAGGAAGTTGACAAGTTTATTGAATTGACCGTACCGTTTAAGCTCGCCAAAGACCCCGAGAAATTCCCCGAAGTCGGCACGATCCTTTACAACTGTGCCGAAGCCCTGCGCATCGCGTCGGTGTTGCTCTGGCCGTTTATCCCCGACAAATGCGAGGAATTCTGGTCGCGGATCGGGTGCGGGCATTATGCGGAGCGGTTGAAGGATGGCGGGCGCGGGGACCTTGCGGAATGGGTCAAGTGGGGGCAACTGGTTCCGGGGGCGACGATCGAGAAGGGGGAGGCGTTGTTCCCGCGGTATCAGGTGGAGAAGAAGTAG
- the proB gene encoding glutamate 5-kinase, with the protein MPSTELRQSVLRDAKRVVVKVGTQLITKQTPDGPGINTAFLSALLSQIKTLREDGREVVLVCSGAIGAGCAELGLSKKPTDVATQQAVAAVGQRKLMAHLHTAAKRRGMAVGQVLLTRSDFDDRARFLNIRNCITTLHRLDVLPILNENDTVAVDELRFGDNDMLAALTANALRADALVLLTSVAGLLDGEDQVIDLCEDPIAAQRHARQSQSAWGTGGIGAKLDAVRVVCEAGELAVIAPGNRKNVLLDLMRGEKIGTVFTSPVRPRSGSSSGGGGKLDSRERWIALTARPAGSVTVDEGAAKALTQRGKSLLASGITDITGRFDRGDVLMVRDTNGRELARGLSNYTADELALIKGKRSAQFEKLLGRPAYTAVVHRDNLVLVGSAEG; encoded by the coding sequence ATGCCCTCCACCGAACTCCGTCAATCTGTACTCCGCGATGCGAAGCGTGTCGTCGTCAAGGTCGGGACCCAGCTCATCACGAAGCAGACACCCGACGGGCCGGGCATCAATACTGCCTTCCTGTCGGCGCTGCTGTCGCAGATCAAGACGCTGCGCGAAGACGGCCGGGAGGTCGTGCTCGTGTGCAGCGGCGCGATCGGCGCGGGGTGCGCAGAGCTGGGGCTGAGCAAGAAGCCGACGGATGTCGCGACGCAGCAGGCGGTCGCGGCGGTCGGGCAGCGCAAGCTCATGGCCCACCTGCACACGGCCGCGAAACGGCGGGGCATGGCGGTCGGCCAGGTCCTGCTCACGCGGAGCGACTTCGACGACCGCGCACGGTTCCTCAACATCCGCAACTGCATCACGACGCTGCACCGGCTCGACGTCCTGCCCATCCTCAACGAGAACGACACCGTCGCGGTGGACGAACTTCGGTTTGGCGATAACGACATGCTCGCCGCGCTGACCGCGAACGCGCTGCGGGCCGATGCGCTGGTGCTGCTCACAAGCGTCGCGGGCCTGCTCGACGGCGAAGATCAAGTCATCGACCTGTGCGAAGACCCGATCGCGGCGCAGCGGCACGCCCGGCAGTCCCAGAGCGCGTGGGGCACCGGCGGGATCGGCGCGAAGCTCGACGCGGTGCGCGTCGTGTGCGAGGCGGGCGAACTCGCGGTGATCGCGCCCGGCAACCGGAAGAACGTCCTCTTGGACCTGATGCGTGGCGAAAAGATCGGGACGGTGTTTACCTCGCCGGTGCGTCCGCGCTCAGGTTCGAGTTCGGGAGGCGGAGGGAAGCTCGATAGCCGGGAGCGCTGGATCGCGCTGACCGCCCGGCCGGCGGGGAGCGTGACAGTCGACGAGGGCGCGGCCAAGGCACTGACGCAGCGGGGCAAGTCGCTGCTAGCGTCGGGGATCACCGATATCACGGGTCGGTTTGATCGCGGGGATGTGTTGATGGTGCGCGACACGAACGGCCGAGAGCTGGCGCGTGGGCTGAGCAACTACACCGCCGACGAGCTGGCGCTGATCAAAGGCAAGCGGTCCGCCCAGTTCGAGAAGCTGCTGGGCCGACCCGCATACACGGCGGTGGTGCACCGGGATAACCTCGTGCTCGTGGGCAGCGCGGAGGGTTGA